TCAACTATAAGATGGTAGGCAGCCTCTTCTGATCCAAACTGAATGTCCAAAATCCTGTCTACACCAAGTTGCTTCACGTGCACCAGTCTCCTGGACTTCAAGTGCTTTCGGCACTAAAAAACAATAACGTTTAAAACAAATGTGATGCACTCCATTTGTATCACAAAGGACAAACAGATGATCCATGCATTAAAATGTGACATGCTTACTTTCATGGCAAAACCGGAAGGCATGACATTCTTGGGCCATTCAAACTCTGTGGAGTGAATCCGTATGCCGGACTCAATCAGTAATACTGCTTTGCTGTCCGGCCTGGAAAAGTAAATTGGAAATAATCATCTGAAGAAAACTTCAAGCAACAACAAGGTCTTGACGTTGCCTGAGGTAGCCCTTTAACTCTTGTAAGAGCCTGTCAAAGGAACCTAAGCATTTAgacatttacagtagatactgaaacaCTTACTTTTGGAGCCGTATGAGATAGGTCTTGTTGTCAATGTCATAGATATTGTACACTCGCATCCCAACATAGCTGCAGAACACATGCAGAAAAGAGGAAGATACATCTTTAGGGGGTCTTTTTAAACATACCAACTGCCCATTCGAGTCATTATAAGGATTATGATTGCAGGTGTGATGCTGCGCAATGTGAATGTTGTTCTGCTAGACATTAGTTATTGCTTGGCCCTGTGTGCTTAGTGATATACCTTTACCAAACGCTTGCAGTGCATCTTGTTTATACAAGATGCACTGCATCCGTTCCATTCAAGCCATTTGAACGCTCTGAAGAAACTACTGCATGTCAGTGGGTGAATTTAATGACAGACTTGCATGGAGATTTATGAGCCCAAACAGGCACCTGTTCTTCACCTATTGTACTAAAGGTGACTAAGTGAAGAACAGGTAGCTGTTTGGGCTCGTGGATTACATTAACATGAGCATGGTTAACAGAAATTCTGAATTTGTGCATATCAAAACGACAAGCTAGCATTTTCTACAAACATGCGCCAGCAAGATCGTATAGCTAGTAAGAAGTCACGATCTTCATACATAATCTTAATAATGCATGCCATGTTATTTACCATACCCTATACAACTAAACATTCCTTCACatccttattacacactgctctCTCTTCTAACTTTCATATGCATTATTAGAAAATACACGCAACACCAACATCAAATTCAAGAATTGCTCGAAAATCTTCCTGATTCAGTGGAAGATGACCTTTCCCTGTCAGAAATGATCGCTAGGTATTATGGCCTTTCAGAAACGTGGTCTTGATATCGTGTTGTCCCCCAAAGTCATATGAAAACAACTCGGTTGATGGAGCAACACATGCACTGCGGTTTTGACTGTTGGCTAACTTAGCAATGTCCAGATCCTTCACGATCACTATCTGTTGTGCACAGAAGCAGAAGTCAGTCCTTACTTGGCATTAATCTCGGCAATCGCTGCCCTAATATCCACTGTGTTAAACCTGCTTTTCATCGTGTTGGGAAAAAAACCCAAGTTATACTTTTAGTCTACTCTCCTTCGGAGACGAAGCTCCGCTAACCACCAAACATACAAAACTAGCAGTGCGCATGTGCGTCATATTCTACGGAAGCCTGTTTGTTTCTGCTTCcacatgtggtccaaaaaaaaaaaaagtcgaaGCGCGTTTGGGATTATGTGGAACTAGGCGGTGTGGTCATTTCACGATGCTGTGGACCATATTAACCGCCGAGGAATCACAAGCCGTGTTTTAAGAAGACGTAGCTCTGCCTTTGCCGCAGTATAGGTTTTAATATTTGAGACTGAGGTTTTATATTTGAACTTTGGTTACTGCCATGTTGTTAGAAGCTTGGCAATTACTTTCAAGATTGCTGGCGAAGCAGAAGAAACGTTCCTTATTTGCCGCCCTTAAACTGCAAGGTTAAAAAATATGATAGTGCTCCGGCCACTACAACAAAGGCCGTTCGTTGAGATGGAGGGTCGAAACTGAAAAGTTGACATTTCCCCCAAAACCGCTTGATTGCAAGCTTCTTTTTATACGCTTTTACCACAGACATGCAAAGGTAAAAAAACGGCCCATTTGGTAATTTAGGCACGTCTGCGATGCATCCAATGGACACCGAAAAGAAGCGGTGGGAGCCTGAACTGGCGCTCAGCAACTATCTCACTAAGAAAGGTGAGTCGCTATACGAACAGTTGCCCTGGGTTAAAAGAGGCGTCTTTTTTAAGATGCTCCCGGAGATGCAGCGTGGCCTGGTGGCGTCCTGTGGGCCTAGACGAAACGTTCAGCACAGAGATACGACCGAGAACAGCCGCCGTGTTGTGCGGGAAAGACGTCCGCGTGAGTCGACTTTTCTGGCTCGGCTCACCTCAGGTCAAAGTGGAGGCCGGGCGCGTGCCCCGTTACCAGGGCGACAGTAGCCACCTAGCTAAGCTAACATGGCGGCGCTGGGGAGCCAGTGCGCACTGGTGCGGGGAACTTGTTTGGCTCGTCCGAGTGTTTTTAGCTACTAATGTCTGCTGAGGTGGAATACACAGTGTGTGACCGTCGTTATGTGTGCGCTAAGAAACCTTTATCATTTTTTGTATCTGGTTCTCCGACCCGGGTCGACGCTTAAGAATGGATAGTAAGTCAAAAGTGTTCAAGCAAATGAACCAAATAAAAAGTGTTCGAGGCAGACGAGCCGTGACTACTTTCGCTAGCCCTCTTTTTAGCTAGTCGTGCTGGATATAGCTagctatatagctatatatatatatttgattaaAAATGCAATGGCACTGTGTGGAACATAGGTAGCCTATCTAGTGAATACAGaagagttgggggggggggtcgttcAACGCTCGTTAAGTGCACCCCAGTCCTGGCAGGTGCAGACTTTACGATGCCCTTGTGTTTCTGCTCGTTGCAGGTTACAGAATCATCAAGAAGATCGGGGAGGGGACGTTTTCTGAAGTGGTGAAAGTGCAGAATATCATAAATGGGAAGCACTACGCCTGTAAGACAATGAAGCAGAGCATTAACAGGTAAGCATGGGGAGAAGATGCAGTCGATGGCAGCAGACAGAAGCAGGTGGCAGTTGGATTTGGCCAGACTTTATTGTCTCGTGCGAAAAGCGCAGCAGTAGCCGGCAGTAGCAGGTCTAGTTCCAGTCACAACAGCCGTGACGTGTGCATCTCAGGCTGGCTAGCCCTctagctgaaaaaaaaacagtcaaaaatTAAAATAACCCAGGGGGAAGAGTAACAACACTTTTATTGAAGACTAGTGAAAAAGAAAACACCACACAACATTTGCACAATGTTTTAGGACTGCATTAGATTAGTAAATTAATTTGCAAAGCCAAGGCGACAACAAAGCAGGTAGTTGTTAAATCctttagtatgtgtgtgtgtgtatactatatatatatgtgtgtgtgtgtatatatatatatatatatatatatatatatatatacatacacacatatatatgtataatataataatatatataatatatatacatacatacatatataatgtcacactaataataacaagtaGATGCACAACGTTTCTGAACTTAACATCTACACTGACTTGAACAAAATGTTTTAGTGCACTTGACTTGGAAGCATCAAAAACCTATTTTACTGCAAATAACAGAATCAACCCCCAatttttgtatattatatatatatatatatatatatatatatatatatatatatatatatatataatactgtatataatacTACTATGTGGAACTACTATTATTTACTATACTATTATTACCATTACTATTATAATACTATACGTGCATAGAAATAAAGTATTCACCCACTTAGATGTTttccttttattgcttttagaaATTCACTTTTGGCCAATATAAtggctttaaataaaaaacttttaaattttaaagtgacaacagatttctacaaagttatgtcaattaaataaaaatacatcataTAAAATAAGGGATTACATAAATAATCATCCGTCCTCAAGTCAGTATTTAATAAATGCACCTTTGACTGCAGTCATGGTCTGTGTGAATAGGTCCCAATCAGGTTTACACATATCGACAATGCTCCATTTATTCCATTTCTCTATGCAAAACTGCTCAAACTTTGTCAGGTTGCATGGGGATCAGGCATGGACAGCCCTTTTCAAGCCCAGCCACAAACTATCTATAGGATTGAGGTCTGGGCTTTGACTGGGCCACTCCAGACCATTTACAATTTCTGTGTAGCCTTTATTGTATGCTTTGGGCCATTGTCCGACATTGACcaggcatatttgaatggatcaGTTCAGTGTCTTTGTTTAGCCACTGTGTTcatgtaaacagtcagttcttgaaactGATGTTAACAGCAAGAAAGATGGGCAGACCACAGACCAGATTgcgatggctagatgactggattagaacatctccaaaacatcaaacaAGTCTTGTGGGTATTTCTCTGGTATGCtgtgatcagtacctaccaaaagtgctccaggaaAGGACAAATGGTGAGCCGATGGACAGAATCATGAACACCTAAGGCTCATCTCATTGATGCAACTCATCAACCTACTCAGTATTCGGTGtgtaggtgtatatatatatatatatatatatatatatatatatatatatatatatatataatatatatatatatatatatatatatatatatatatatatatatatatataatgtattttccTCAGATGATGTGATGTGCTCTGCGTCTTGTGGGGGGTTGTGGGGTGTCCAGTGTagtatcttttcatggggcccaaaattcCTGGCAGCGTCTCTGGTCGTAGGTCCATTATTTTTGGACTTGATCCAAGTAATGAACCAACAAAATAGATCTGAGGTTAGGTGTGTTAAGAGCTTCTTCTACATGCAGGACAGTCGCCAGTGCTCGAGGTGGAAAAATAGGTTGAAGGTTATGTAATTATTATGGTGATAATAATGACTACATTATAAAATAATGatagtaatgatgatgatcatcacatGCCTACACATGATCTGTACACTCCAGACCTCTACACAGGTTGTGTCTGTCTGGAATACAATGATGCATATGACTGGATGAATGATTGGATTTGTCAGTTTGTACATTTGTTTAAATGCTCTGCTCCTCTGTACCCCCTAAAATGAATAATGCTTACAAGCCTCACAACTCACATACTGAACAAAAGTGACAGATGTATGTCCCCCATTCAGCCTGGAACAGGCACACAACCTCCGTGAAGTTCAAGCAATGAAGAGACTGAGTCCACACCCTAATATACTGCAGCTTCATGAGCTAATATTGTAAGTATACTACAACTTCTAGAGGAAATTACCAGATTACCAGTGATCTACTAATACAAATGTCCCCACAACTCTATTGTGCAGAAAAGTGATGCCAGTTAAATGCCTTTTTATTTCAGTGACCATGACAGAAGGACCTTGTCCTTAATATGTGAACTAATGGAGATGAACATCTATGAGTTGACTAGAGGTAAATTACTAGCGTCCCCTGATATTTTCTGTATTTACTGTTCACCTTTACCTTCAAGTGAAGCTCTTTCGATTATGCTTACCCTGtgtgattttaaaatgtaatagtaCATGATGGTTAACGTTGGCTGTTCTGCGACCAAAATGGCTCCCTATTTACAGCGAGTGTCTGAATCGCGAAGTGGAAGGCTAAATGGGAGGCTAACTGATTCGTTAACAGTGTACTTACTCAGAATTAATTTTGCATATATAAGGAGCTTTAACAGCTCAGCCATGGCTCATGTGTTTGTTAATGTGACgcatgatgaagatgaggaatcTGAATTTACTTAGTGCtgtatatatcacaatactaaTGAGTAGGGATCCATTTCTGCCGCAGCCACTGTCTTCAGTTGTAGTTTACACATTTGGTAActgtataatatttatgtaaatgtaggtAGGCAGTATCCCTTGGCCGAAAGCAAAGTCAAACAGTATATGTATCAGCTTTGTAAAGCTCTGGATCATATGCACAGGTATGTTCTATTATTTACTCTTGATTTAAATGATGCCTGCTTTTATATTTCAACCCACAGCACAAAATTGAAAGGGCCACTATTATAATGTAAAGACAGCATTTACTCAGTGTAATTgtaattagggctgcacaatattggaaAAACTGACATTGTTATTGTAAATAGGCTTTGTTCTGCATTAATCTGCAATTTTCACCAGATTCCACCAGAAGTCAATGACGCAACATGGCATGGTAAAAAATTGATAATGCACTCAGGGTATCCAAGACTAGAGTAaagcaaatatttttttaaaattctgatTATCTCCCCAAGTTGgattgccaattacccaacccatacatattctcaccattacatgcaatgctcccgacactaggatgGAGAAGGCCGGCAcacctcctccgacacatgcgcAGTCAGCCAGCGCCTCTTTTTCCGAAGTCACCGAGCCACCAACGTTGGGAtgtgtacccagctctgatgtatCGGCCAGCAGACTCCAGTGTCAGCCAGTATTGCACctgtgatgtggggagaaagtgccattccggaaagagcaaggccaattgtgctctgcCGATGACTATCAGCATGATTGTAATTTAAACCAGTGATCTGTCATCTGGTCATAGTCACAGCCCCTGGTTCTGCTGGCCCACTCAGGGCCCTGCAGATTTCCCTTTTGTACAAGTAGCAAAAATGTTGTGGCATGACTTATTTGATGTAGTTTAACAGGGCACCTGACATGATGTGGACAACCTGCACAACCTTTGATGTGGCTTTTGTATATGCTCATGTTGCGATTGCGATACTGAAACGATGCAGTCCTAAAGTAATGATCAAATCAGTGTAATTCGTTTTTGATTACATGGTGGGTTATGTGTGTACAAATTAGCATGAAACGTGAGTGGGAATGAAAATAATTTTACTTCAAAATATACCACTTGTACTAACTGAtcagactgtgttttttttaagcaatgGGATTTTCCACAGAGACGTGAAACCAGAGAATATCTTGATCAAGGTAAGTAAGCTTCATTAACTGTTTACTTGTAAATGCAAACCACCAATATGCAGCGCTGTGGAGagcaaaagacaacaaaaaagtgAAGCGGCAGTTACGACCTTACCTATGGCCCGTTTTCTTCATAGCATGACGTCTTGAAGCTGGCAGACTTTGGCTCCTGCAGGAGTGTGTATTCCAAACCTCCTCACACAGAATACATCTCCACACGGTGGTACCGAGCTCCAGAATGTCTATTGACAGATGGCTACTACTCCCTCAAAATGGACATATGGAGTGCAGGCTGTGTCTTCTTTGAAATCATGAGGTATCTCTGCTGAATTATAGGATGTTCTGTGTttaaaacatcattctgaatacctttgtgctttttctttttgttttctgaTCAGTCCCTTTATTTCACTGTTATCCAGCTTGAACCCCTTGTTTCCAGGAAGTAACGAGGTGGACCAGGTGTCCAAGATTCATGATGTTTTGGGAACACCAGAGAGCACAGTCCTCCAAAAATTTAAGCAGTGAGTTTGCATTGGCATTACTTACCTATCCTGACCAGCTGCACAAGTACAGAGATGCACTCAATGCTTCGTATTTCTCCTCCATTATTAGCAGAGGTAGTGGTAAGTCCAGAATTTTTTCTTCCATAAGCAACATTCTTAAGCTATGTAAAGCACCCACCCCTGTCTCTCAAGCTCAATGTGTGTCTTTCCTTGACCTTGAGAGCAATTTATTAGCACTTTCTTGTACTCATCACTTAGTCTAACCCCTGCTTTAGCCTCTCTTGTTAAGGCATGCTGCTCTAGTATCTTCTGCCTCATTGCCAccctattaaaaatattttaaaagtgcAACTTTCTCTATACCAACCAGGTCTGTGATCATCAGTCCGGGATCTTTCTGGTTGATTTCAGTTTGTATCTGTAGGTAATCATTTATCCTATACTGTCAGTGCAAAACAAGGAGTCACTCGTGGATCAGTACTCGGCTCTCTCAGTTTTACCAAAACAGTCAAGTGAAAACATCAGGACACCCCATTAATCCACTTTCTTTCAAATTTCACAaaatatctgtaaataaatagaaaacaaacaatgagaccatttttttaaccaaaaaaaGTTAGGATACCATATGgcctaatagctggtatttctcCCATTGGCTGAGATAACCTGCGTACTCTATAAACGCCTTTTGTTAATAGGCCAAATTATTTAACTTTGGATTCGTCTGTTTAAAGCACCAGAAGTATTTTAGTCCTAGTGTTTAGGTGTTCTCGGACAAAtgttagttttttgtttttttgttgttgttgttgttgttttttgatagCAAGGGTtgcctccttgcacacctcccacaAAAATCAAacgtgtgcagtgagtgtctttCCAATAGTAGATTTATGTACTGCAACATCAACTGTGGCTACCTGTAAAGAGCTACCTTTAGGTCTCGTGATTGACAAGATTGACATCTTTCCGCATGTTACTCAGTGTTGGTTTCCACTGTTATGCAGGTGATTCACAGATTTACTTCAGTACTAGGTCTATCACAGCACTCCCTCTTTGCATGTgaaaatgacctgaaattaTGGATGAACTCCAACTTTCTTAAGTTAAATGAACTTTTACTTGTTGGCCCAAAGCTTGATACTCTTACTTCTAAACTCTTGCTCAAGCTTTCATAACCTCAAGCCTAGACTACTGTAACTTCCTCTTCTTTGGCATTCCATGGAAAACTGCAGTTTATTTAAAACTCAGCTCACCTAAGCTCTCAACACACATCACACCCATTCTGTGTCATTTACACTGCCTTTCCCTTTAAAGCAAATTAAAGCTACCCATCTCTCTGAAGAAGCACTAAATGGCCTCGCCCACCTTACATTTTTGAGCTTTTCAGCTCTGTACACATTGTAGCCCTACCACGTCCACCAATACTGGTCTACTGGACACTTAGATGCTCATACTTTTTCTCTCCGAATAtttacagtgaggaaaataagtatttgaacaccctgcgactttgcaagttctcccacttagaaattatggaggggtctgaaattttcatcttaggtgaatgtccactgtgagagacataatctaaaataaaatgctgcaaattagtatttgaacacctgtgaaaatcaatgttaatatttggtacagtagcctttgtttgcaattacagaggtcaaacgtttcctgtagtttttcaccaggtttgcacacactgcagcagggattttggcccattcctccacacagatcttctccagatcatCCAGATTTATGGGCTGTCGCTGAGAAACACAGAGTTTGAGCTCCTTCCAAAGACtttctatagggtttaggtctgcagactggctaggccaatccagaaccttgatatgcttcttacggagccactccatggttatcctggctgtgtgctttgggccTTGTGGagccttgtggaggtctacaattttgtctctggtgtctttggacagctctttggtcttagccatgttagtagttggagtcttactgattgtgtggggtggacaggtgtctgtatgcagctaacgacctcaaacaggtgcttctaatttagaataataagtggagtggaggtggactttttagaggcggactaacaggtctttgagggccagaCTTTATGCTGATTGGaaacttatttgcagcagtaacacacaaataaattctttttaaaaatcatacattgtgatttccggatttttttttatagattatgtctctcacagtggacatgcacctaagatgaaaatttcagaccccgccatgatttctaagtgggagaacttgcaaagtcgcagggtgttcaaatacttattttcctcactgtatgtCTTATTCATAGAACTcttgttttttgtgtgtatgtttcaTAACTGTGTTTGCAAAgcagttttttattattaatattgctaTTTGTAACTTTGTGTGtcaccacacaaaaacaagttTGTTTTTGTGGGTGAGCCCActtaatttattttgtttaggTTAGATTGTTGGTGCTGAGATGGGAGTGCTGGACAAAGTGGTGTCAATCGAAAttgattaataatattaaaatatttggaccACTTGTATATTAGGGTAGATAGACCTTAGTGTTTTtaggtttagttttttttattaattcctTGCTGTATAAAAATGTCAGGATATAAAAGTAAAATCATATTTTTTCCCCTGAAACTGAACAGCCTAAtagaaaatacatttgtaataccatttgtgacacagatggaatttgccATTCGCCTTTtacccatccatgcagtaaacacacacacagtgaacaggGAGCTGTGTATATCCACAGTCTGAAAAACAACATCTAGTATTACAGTAAATTACAGAATGAAGATCTGTACAGTTGCGCAGAAGGGCATTTATGGCATAGAGTGGAGTCCTGGGCCACAGTACAGAGGGGACTGTAAGATACCTCTTAAAGTCTGATAAACTGATGAGTTGTTCTAGCTGTTAGTAAAAGTATTTGCTGGCTTTAATAGTCCtgagtcttctaccagagggaaTGTGGTTGAAAGAGGTGATGTTAAACAGATTATTTTTTCAACATCAAACTCAGTTAGGTCTTTACGGACTACGTTTTGTGCTCAGGGGGGATGAAACGGTAAAATATGTCCTCCCAAAGTACA
The Salminus brasiliensis chromosome 10, fSalBra1.hap2, whole genome shotgun sequence genome window above contains:
- the LOC140564408 gene encoding MAPK/MAK/MRK overlapping kinase-like isoform X2 translates to MHPMDTEKKRWEPELALSNYLTKKGYRIIKKIGEGTFSEVVKVQNIINGKHYACKTMKQSINSLEQAHNLREVQAMKRLSPHPNILQLHELIFDHDRRTLSLICELMEMNIYELTRGRQYPLAESKVKQYMYQLCKALDHMHSNGIFHRDVKPENILIKHDVLKLADFGSCRSVYSKPPHTEYISTRWYRAPECLLTDGYYSLKMDIWSAGCVFFEIMSLNPLFPGSNEVDQVSKIHDVLGTPESTVLQKFKQSRAMHFDFLPRKGCGLSQLIPRCSAPSLSLLYQMLAYDPDERISARVAMQHTCFRELRLAERRAVGLQRTIGTVEAEVSATPSSVEHLWRIARQGRRQLKHIADPLSRRMLHYPMELPKLNVVLPAPKIPYPVPSFPALTIPHRGSLPAISSKKCHSRSTKPREDAHCSALKSFYMPPLERKGEDY
- the LOC140564408 gene encoding MAPK/MAK/MRK overlapping kinase-like isoform X3, whose amino-acid sequence is MDSYRIIKKIGEGTFSEVVKVQNIINGKHYACKTMKQSINSLEQAHNLREVQAMKRLSPHPNILQLHELIFDHDRRTLSLICELMEMNIYELTRGRQYPLAESKVKQYMYQLCKALDHMHSNGIFHRDVKPENILIKHDVLKLADFGSCRSVYSKPPHTEYISTRWYRAPECLLTDGYYSLKMDIWSAGCVFFEIMSLNPLFPGSNEVDQVSKIHDVLGTPESTVLQKFKQSRAMHFDFLPRKGCGLSQLIPRCSAPSLSLLYQMLAYDPDERISARVAMQHTCFRELRLAERRAVGLQRTIGTVEAEVSATPSSVEHLWRIARQGRRQQLKHIADPLSRRMLHYPMELPKLNVVLPAPKIPYPVPSFPALTIPHRGSLPAISSKKCHSRSTKPREDAHCSALKSFYMPPLERKGEDY
- the LOC140564408 gene encoding MAPK/MAK/MRK overlapping kinase-like isoform X1 — translated: MHPMDTEKKRWEPELALSNYLTKKGYRIIKKIGEGTFSEVVKVQNIINGKHYACKTMKQSINSLEQAHNLREVQAMKRLSPHPNILQLHELIFDHDRRTLSLICELMEMNIYELTRGRQYPLAESKVKQYMYQLCKALDHMHSNGIFHRDVKPENILIKHDVLKLADFGSCRSVYSKPPHTEYISTRWYRAPECLLTDGYYSLKMDIWSAGCVFFEIMSLNPLFPGSNEVDQVSKIHDVLGTPESTVLQKFKQSRAMHFDFLPRKGCGLSQLIPRCSAPSLSLLYQMLAYDPDERISARVAMQHTCFRELRLAERRAVGLQRTIGTVEAEVSATPSSVEHLWRIARQGRRQQLKHIADPLSRRMLHYPMELPKLNVVLPAPKIPYPVPSFPALTIPHRGSLPAISSKKCHSRSTKPREDAHCSALKSFYMPPLERKGEDY